In a genomic window of Fundulus heteroclitus isolate FHET01 unplaced genomic scaffold, MU-UCD_Fhet_4.1 scaffold_354, whole genome shotgun sequence:
- the LOC118559852 gene encoding uncharacterized protein LOC118559852 isoform X1 yields the protein MDPVRYKRYLVDDEAPVPERTERRRKRKHFSEDIGDDEEAVASSSTTPNLTQKDSQDDLVSTASDDIMNQPIPGPSSLPGDPVEEHLEDPTSQTLDQEPTKEQVELLLLALKLKHGLTNRSLEDIMHLINFSAGPGGEVVSGSKYLFYKAFDSVKDILEVHYVCKSCNVSMQEGPFNVTCPVCDQDTSKVHAQKDQCFLYLPLKYQIKKLLEDHQLGKHLEHRFEKKDASIKDIYDGHLNKKQSHLASPDSISLTFNCDGVPVHKSNTKSLWPILCTINELPIQLSAKHVMLSGLWFGQNKPNMNTYMKPFVDESIELYSDGLIWKRESGEVVTSKVVVTTMVADSVARPLIQNFKQFNGEFGCSFCMQKGTSVLKRRGRVRAYPYEKTDLRNPSQTDDLVEEALAGNPTKGVKGPSILSCLPDFNIIDGCVPDYMHSVLLGVARSITTLWFNSENHQSPWYIGRSTEQIDDILTSIKPPCNVSRVPRSVKEKKFWKAHEWSMWLFYYSIPTLKDVLPEKYLKHWFKLVKGVSLLLGENISTLHLSESEGLLTEFVQEMETLYGINNVTFNVHLCLHLPNTVRNWGPLWAVCICV from the exons ATGGATCCAGTACGTTACAAAAGGTACCTCGTTGACGACGAAGCACCTGTTCCAGAAAGAACAGAGAGAAGACGTAAACGAAA GCACTTTTCTGAAGATATTGGTGATGATGAAGAAGCTGTGGCCTCTTCTTCTACAACTCC gaatCTCACCCAAAAGGACAGTCAGGATGACCTGGTGTCTACTGCTTCTGATGACATA ATGAACCAACCCATACCTGGACCTAGCTCTTTACCTGGGGACCCAGTAGAGGAACATCTAGAAGACCCCACAAGTCAAACTTTAGATCAGGAACCAACAAAAGAACAGGTGGAACTCCTGCTGCTTGCTTTAAAACTCAAACACGGATTAACAAATAGATCCTTGGAGGACATCATGCATCTTATCAACTTTAGTGCTGGTCCTGGTGGGGAAGTGGTTAGTGGCTCAAAGTACCTTTTCTATAAAGCATTTGATTCAGTGAAAGACATATTAGAAGTACATTATGTATGCAAGAGTTGCAATGTAAGCATGCAGGAAGGTCCCTTTAATGTCACGTGCCCAGTCTGTGACCAGGACACATCAAAAGTGCATGCACAAAAAGACCAGTGTTTTTTGTACTTGCCACTAAAATACCAAATTAAAAAACTGCTTGAGGACCACCAATTAGGGAAACACCTGGAACACCGTTTTGAGAAGAAGGATGCTTCCATCAAAGATATATACGAtggacatttaaacaaaaaacaatcacaCCTTGCATCCCCAGACAGCATATCTCTGACATTCAACTGTGACGGAGTGCCAGTACacaaatcaaacacaaaaagtTTGTGGCCAATTTTGTGTACTATTAATGAACTGCCAATACAACTAAGTGCAAAACATGTTATGCTTAGTGGCCTGTGGTTTggtcaaaacaaaccaaatatgAACACGTACATGAAACCATTTGTCGATGAATCCATAGAGTTGTACTCTGATGGTCTTATATGGAAAAGGGAAAGTGGGGAAGTTGTAACAAGTAAAGTAGTTGTTACTACCATGGTGGCAGATTCAGTTGCTCGGCCACTGATTCAGaactttaaacagtttaatgGCGAGTTTGGATGTTCTTTTTGTATGCAGAAAGGAACAAGTGTGTTAAAACGCAGGGGACGTGTAAGGGCTTATCCCtatgaaaaaacagatttgaGGAATCCCTCCCAGACGGATGATCTGGTTGAAGAAGCTCTTGCTGGAAACCCCACTAAGGGAGTGAAAGGGCCTAGCATTTTGTCTTGCCTACCCGATTTTAATATCATTGATGGCTGTGTTCCAGATTATATGCACAGTGTGCTGCTGGGTGTAGCAAGAAGCATCACCACTCTGTGGTTTAATTCTGAAAACCACCAATCACCATGGTATATCGGACGCTCAACAGAACAGATTGATGACATTTTAACTTCTATTAAACCCCCCTGTAATGTTTCCCGTGTTCCCCGCTcagtgaaagagaaaaagttctgGAAGGCACACGAGTGGAGCATGTGGTTGTTTTATTACAGCATACCAACATTGAAAGACGTCTTGCCTGAAAAATATCTGAAGCACTGGTTTAAGTTGGTAAAGGGGGTTTCTCTTCTACTTGGTGAGAATATATCAACACTGCACTTATCAGAATCTGAGGGGTTGCTAACAGAGTTTGTTCAGGAAATGGAGACCCTTTATGGGATTAATAATGTCACTTTCAATGTACATTTGTGCCTTCATCTGCCCAATACTGTGAGAAACTGGGGTCCCCTCTGGGCAGTCTGCATTTGTGTTTGA